The Rosa rugosa chromosome 3, drRosRugo1.1, whole genome shotgun sequence sequence GGCTTTCTCTCCATTTGAAATACTCACATGATATTCGATCACCACTCATTTTATTAAACAACTATTAGTGTTTTTTGGAATAATTATTTCCAACTTCAACTGATGGAGTGGAGTGGAGAGGTCGATGTGTACATACGTTATATTGGTTCattttgtattcttttttcATGCTCAATTGTTTAATGACAAAGTGGCAAAAGACAAAGTATGAAAGTGGTTACAGGCCGATTGACTGAACTGGCTTCTGATTTTAGTTTCTACGCCACACCTATGGGCCCAAATAtatgaaaattaattaattatgctTTCCCATGAACCATTCTTTTATAcatgttttaatttctttttgccCAATTTGTTTGAAGGCAAAGATTTGGAGAACAAACATTTTGGTTAATTGGTTTGACAAATTAATCAAAGTGGCCGAGGGACTAACTAATGATGTAGTTCTGTGCATTCAATCAAGGGGACACTTTGTCTAGAAATAGGAGTACAAAATCATAGGTCATGATAATATTAAAATTAGCTTAGAGTACTAATGTAAGGTTAGGTGAACCTACTCATTCTATATAGGAACAAAAAATAACCCCAAGTTAGCAATTAAGTGGGTCCATTAAGTACTCCCCTCAAGGCTCAAGAGTGTGTTTTCCCTTTAACCACAATGATAGCATTCACTTGATCTTACCCTAATCAATCAACCATGTAGTGTGAGATGTCGATAATTTTCAAAGCACACTCACCTTCGTTCAGTTTCTTCTAGAATAGAATGAGAGATAGTGAGAGTGATGCTAATATATTATAAATTTAACTAAACTAGTACACTAATATGTTATTTATTTGGAAACCAAAACTTTCTTGTTTCAATTATTTAACAATAAATTATTTTTCGTAGGAGTTAGCTTAAACTCGCATTTTCACATGGTTTCTTTCAGGAATTTTCATAACAAATAAGATGCGAAAGTTCTTAAACGACTTACTAGAAATCGACTAGAAGGAGTTGTCTACACTCACTTTCATTAACTTCTCTCCTTGCTCGTATTTATAATAAGCTTTATCCCGTATTCTTAACAAAGTTATTTTCCTAGTTTAGTTAGGGTTACTACGCACAGAAGGAAATGATTACACTGATATTTGGGGATTGCTGAATGTACGTGCGTATTCCTTCAACGATGTTGGTATTCTGCATTTACTTTTAATACTTGTCTCTTTTAGACAAGTAGGGGAGCATCAATAAGACTTGAAACTTAGCTAAAAGGAAATTTGGTACATAGGCATTCTCCACTAAAGTTAAATTTTGATACATAAACACACATACATTCAAAGAGTTGAACTTTTGCTTCGAGAGCAGAGTAAATTGTTTTCACCAGAACATAAGCTTCCTCAACTTGTAGGTATCATTTGTGAATTTGATACGTAACGATGCAATTAACAATTCAGGATGATCCGAATTCCCAAAGGTTTTTGTTTGGTAATCTCAATGCGGTATACTGTACTATTATTGATCACTTGGTAAAACTTATACTCTCTCTACAAAATTAAGTTAATTACCTTTGTTTATTACCGAATAATTTATGTGTTTGAAAGGTTGAAGCACAATCACATTTGAGAAAGTGAAATTATGTGTTTCAAACTCAAACTTTATTATTTTCGAACACTCGCATTAAGAACGCCTGGGAACTCTTTGATAGTGCGAGAATAATGTCTAAAATAAGCTCATATAATATTGGAAGCACATAGAAGAGAGAAGGAAACGTCTATTTTAGACCTTTAGGATTAATTGCGCtaatttgtttttcttcaaacaaacaaaacgaGAGGCTCAATATATACATCATTGGGGCATAGCACATCTGCATTAGATCAAAGATCCACCATCATATTCTTGAATGGAACATGCTGTTTGATCAGTTCCTCATCATTCTGAGGGCCAGTGCTTGAAGCTCACCCAAGTCAGTACTGTTGCATGCTCTCTTCTTAGAACAAGCTTGGAATGAAAACTCATCTGATCTGCTGCTGCTCTGTGTCTCCTGCATATAATTCATAAAATCATTGCTGCTGTGGTCAATGGAATCCAACGAGCTCTGAGGAGAAATAGGGTTCATGTAACTTGGATAACTTGGAAAGTTTGTGACTCCATTCACATTCCCCTGCCATTGACTCTCCATGGTCCTTGAATTCATAAGGTTTTGATGAGCCACTTGTGCCTTCACTTGCATCAATTGTGCTTGTAAGCATGCCACCTATATAAATGAAACGAAAACCACCAAAGATTAGCATGAGACACCACCGATTTATAATCATTTTTGACATGTTATGTACTTGGATATTACTATTAATGCTATTGAGTATGTCTTAAGTTGTTCATAACTTGTTAGACTGTCgaacaagaaaacaattttttgAAAAGAGCTAAGCATAATTCAGAGGCAGTTGAACAATAGGACTATGCAAAATGAGTTTCTAAGAACAACAATAAGAGACTATTTTGTCAGAAAACATGTTAGTGAGACTGGTTAGTTTAATTAGCATAGATGGGTTTGGGAAGAAGAGCAACAAAAAGCTAGCACCTGTTGTTGCAAAACAAAAATGGGTGAGCCAATTTGGTCCTAGTGGTTGAAAAAATGGACAATCTTAACATAACATGTTCAGATTATCCGATAAGAAAACAATTTCGCGAAAATAGGGTTTTATACTttgcaagaacaagaacaaataCCTGTTGCTGCAAGGCAAAAATGTGAGCAACACAACCATAAACGGGGTCTCGAATCCTTGCTTGAGCTTCATAGGCAATTGTGACAACAGCTTCACATCGATCATGGACAGGGACATGAAGTAACAGCTTGGAGACATTGCTAGCCCCAAACACTTTGTGAATGGCAGCAAATCTAGCCGGCCCTTGTTCGGAGCAAAAGTAAGGAGCAAATATGCAATCAGAGGCGCACTTCCTCCTCAGAAACTTGCATGCTCCACAAGGAGAGCCAGTTCCAGTAGTGCCACTGCTACCAGTACTGCCAGAAGCCATGGTagctagagagagaaaagcttaaaaatcgagagagagagagataaaaatATTGAAGAGGCACACGGGTGCACTAGGAAATGCTGCACAAATGGAGTTAGGGGTAAATGGAGAAGAAAGTGGGGGGATTGAGAGCACATAAAGGGGGGTCTTATAAGAAATGGGAAGAGGGAGGGGACATGGAAGGTTTGTATGCTGGGTTCTGAGGAGACATTTTAAAATGGTTGATGCAATATTGGGTCTACTTTCCTTCTGAGTTGGCTTTGAAACTTATTATAGAAATGGTTTTTTGCAGTGTGGATGATTAAATGGCTACTGGGTTTTGATTAGGCATTTTTAAAATGTGGCAAGTTTGATTTTAAGGGTTTGAATAGTGGggtttatatttttctttccgCCGAACGCCGCACCTGGGAACTGCGGCCCTCTGTCGCTTTGTGGAATTTGTGGACTTGGGGTTTACTGCTACATGCCACCTGTTGGTGTATTTGTACCGACAATTACTAAATACTAATGATTCAGTTACCATGAGCTTTATGTTTGAGAAGAAAATTAAGGTTTTATAGTGTTTAAAGTTCATTAATTAAGAGTTTTATAACCCTGTGCTTTGaccttttagggtttttgttcatttaccccatttttaggggttttttttcccacttaagtttttttaattcctctTTACCCAAAAGTTCTTAatttcttatcaaaaaaaaaaacatcctaaggaagtcttccctaataccccattaagtttttttttaagactattttaccctcatctctttgttacttagagagagagagaccataggagacttcgccggagcccagTCACCGGCCGTCGGATTCCCGCCAACTTTCGCTGGAATCCGGTCATCGGTCACACCAGACTTttctaaaaaccttgccagagGTCGTCAGAGATCTCATAAGTCgctggaaaggtttattgccctcgatagaagtctattgccccccaatagagggacaataaacctgtattgcccaacaatagacgtctattgccctccaatagaactttcggtcgctgaaatgaaaactaatctccgtaaaattagacaaataaaactttgattaaggaaaaaaacgaggagattacatcaattcaaaacatttattgtcccccaatagacctttaacagacTTCTATTGTCCCGAATAGccctttattgcccccaaatagaacttttttttttctttccttctggccttctgccccattttacccaaaaaaaaaaaaatattgatttgggcacccagaaaatactctgggcacccacatcATTTCCCTTCGCCGGTCAGCTCCCGTCGTTGATCTGTAACCTCCAGAACCTCGACCTCTCCAACAACTCCCTCTCCGGTTCCTTAGACAAAGGTTTGAAAAGCTGTAAGCAATTCCGGAGATTAATACTCGCCGGAAACAAATTCACCGACGAAATTCCGAATCGGAGCAAACCCACCGTTATCTTGCCTCTGCTGCCCAACCAAACCCACCGTCACCGTTTTGACCGGATTGAGACTGGGAGCGATGACGACGATGACCCCGTCGAGTTGAGGCGGCTCCTCGATTCAGATCTTTGCACCGGTGCCCTGTCTGATCTGCTTAGTGACACTGTCGGACTTGCTAAGGCGATGTGGCCAGGAGGAACAGTGAGCAGAGGCTGCTGCTGGCACGGCCTGGAGGATCCATTTTCGAAGTTGGGTTTGGAGGAGGACAGAATATAAAGGGACCTCGCCGAAAAACACGAGTAAACCTCGTCGGAGACTTGATtgtgatgagagagagagagagagagagagagagagagagagagagagagagagaactggtTTGTGCagatcgaggagagagagaaactggatcggaaagaggagagagagaaattggatcggaaagaggagagagatagGGAGTGGCAGTGATTCTAATTCTTTAATTGTgttgagggcaaaatagtcatttggtgttaaattgtgtaagtgagaataaaaatctgttgctggggtaagtgagataattttggccaattttggtggTTTGAGTCAAGGACCTGGCGTTTGCAAGATTTCATATGCAAACATAAAGTGCGTAATTTGGGTATAAATTTTGAAGTATAAAAATTGTGATTGGTGAATCGGACGTTCCGATGTTATGGTTAAACAAAATTTTACATTCAAATCATCCAGCATAtagtttttcacttttttgtGCAAAATAGGGTTCACCTATTATGTGATCGTGTCTAAATTAGTATGTTTTGCTTCACCACATGCATGCCGGAGTTGCATCAGAATTGGGTTTTTGATAACTTTCTTGATTAAGATCCTAACGAACACCTAAGCTCAATTGTCTAACATGGGTGAGACATGTTGTTCAAGTTCATAAAGACTTAGACTTGGGAGCTTGGTGAAGAAAATTTTTTCGTCCTGCTCGCTCTGTTTTAGGAATTGGGTAGTCAAAGATTGGCTTTAATGGTGATGAAGTTGGTGAAGCTCTGTCCTCGTGCGTTATGCTTCATTTAACACTTTCAGACAAAATTCCAACGACTCTGAAAGTCCAAAGTGGTTGAACATGAGGCCATCGTTTCACAAACTCTCACATCTCACCCATCACAGATTAAATGCAAACCCGGTTGCTTCACTCACCACCATCACTACCCTCAACCAGAAACCACTCCTCCATTTGTTAATCTCGGAAAAACAAAACCTATAAGTCTATAACCCATTTTACCAGAAAAGTATATGACCCAGTTTGTGCAAAGGGAAAGTGCAATGCATTGATCATGTGCTTCAGAACCAGCTGTAGAGAATAGAGAGTGGCACTGGTGCAAGaccttgtaaaaaaaaaaaaaaaaaaagggttaatgGCTCAACTGCACGAGGAGCTTCGTCATCTTAACAAAGAAGAATGGCTATTTGTTTCAAAAGGCACATTCCCATGTCATACTTCTTATCGCAGCTGTGGCTTTGCTTGCAGAGCTTCATTGTCAAGCTCTTCAGCACCAAGAATGTTTGTGAATGATGCTGGATGGTAaattatttaaaattaaaacataattTGCTACCGATAGTCCATTTTCTTGTGACGCGAGCAAATATAATTTGGAGTCAATGAAGATCATCATCCAAGCACATGGCACACATGCAAGCCACCTTCAAGATCCCCAAATCGAAGATCTGTTACAAAAAATTTCTCAGGCGTAATGGCATTGCAAATTTATTATGACGCAAAAACACGACGAGTCGACGACTTTGGATCCAAGTTGGTGCATGGTTTCCATATAAGAAATCCCAGATATATTTTTAGGTCCCAGAGCAGTTAGGTCAAGTTACTTGCGAGACGGTTACCCTTGAACCGTTGACCGCTTCTTGCTATAGATAGATAGATTGTGTACAGACTGATGTAAGTGTGGAAACCGTTCATCGGTAGAAGTGGCTTGATAAAATTAGAAGATAACTCTTCTTTGCCGTAACATTCGTCAGCAAAATTGGCTCAACAAAATACAATAGGAGACAACTTTTCCAACGAAAGGCTCATCAGTAGCAGTGAGTAGTGACTTACCATAGTTATGACACAACTGTTTTTGTTGATGAATGTGCATCTATAGAGGTGGATTACAAATTTAGGACACAACTTTTGGCGACGAAATGTTGGTCGGTAGAAGTGGCTTAACAAAATTAGGACTCAACTTTTGCATATGCGAGTGGTTTAACAAAATCAAGAAACAATTTTTGCCGACGAAAGTTAAGCAACACAACTTTTGTTGATAAAATCTTGTTGGTAGAAGGTAGCAGATGCTCTAGCTAATCATGGAACAACTTTGTTGGAGCAAGTATGGTGAGATATACCTTCTCAATTTCTCTTGTCGTTCTATAAGAGTGATGTTTTGGGTCTTCCACAGTTTAGATTTCGTTgacttgtttgttttgtttatttattctaGAGGTTTTGGTTAGGTTCCCCTTCAGTGTCATTCACAGTTTTTTGGCTTAATAAATTGGAGTGTTAGAGAGGTTACTCCTCCACTATCACTCATTGCatccaaataaaaaataaataaaaaaagataaaatCTTGTTGGTAGAAGTGGCTTTAAAAATTAGGACCAACTTTTACTCCCAAAAGTTTGTTAGTAGAAGTGGTTAAACAAATTTAGGAAACAATTTTTGCTGGCGAAATTATGTCAATACTCAATAGAAGTGGCTTAACAAAATCAGGAGACAACTTTTGCTTAACAAAATCAGTTCAAGTTAAACAAATTCGTTACTTCCTCGATCATCTTCATTGACAATAATATTCGTTATACAGCCCACAAAATACCAAAAGATGATTTTGATTCCCACTACTCTTTACAGTGCCAGAAGGAAAAGTTATAAGATCTCCAGCAATCCCCAAAATAGATCTTATTGAAAGTTTTACAAACCGGAAGAGAGTCATGTGGGTTTCTGGCCACCCCACCTGCACTGTACACCAGACCAAAATACTGATATCCTTATGCCTCCATCATCTCTTGTGATGAAACTTCACCTTCAATAGAAATTGCATCTTAACCTGTTCAGAGAACAACTTCTAAAATTAGTAGTGTACCAACACTTGGCAAAGTTGATATCCAGTTATTTAGAGCGGCTCTAAGAATTAGAACCCTAAGTGTACACAATCTTACACTGATATCCAGTTAATGTAGCTGCCGCTTCTAGTATTACTAGTAAAGAATTAATTTAAATCAAAATCTTATAAACACGTAAAGTTTAGTGTAAGAAACTGCCACTATCCCATATAGAAGataaaaaaacaagaacagaGTTCATAACTTACTTGAGCTGTATCATAAACAATATACTCATTATACATCAGCTCAGAGGCCCTGACATGTGAATCCACTGGTTTGCCACAGGGCACAGTGACATCATCTCTCCATTTAACATAGTCCGACTCCTCAGGTTTTTTCTTGCCAAGTCCCTTCGTAGAGTGCTTTCCCTTAGGAGGTTTATCCATATACTGAATGACAGTAGAATGCATAAAGATAAGTTAAATGGGAAAAAGTTGTAAGAAATAATAAGTCTGATGAATCCAGTATATTGTTTTTTTACATAGGTCAAATTGAAAACTTTTACGGGAGTTAAAATTAGTTGACACATGAtgtcaatatatatacagaatatcaaaatgatcaaaacacacaagaaaaaggatagaagaaaaagaaaggataaGGGGGGATGCAAATGAGCTCACTGTGGCCTTCTTGAGCTCATGGATCTCTCCCAGGGCAACTTCACTTAAAAGCATGAGGCCCACAGGATTTTTCTTATCTGTATAGCAATACTGAGCACTCTTACTGACAAGGTCAGCAAAGTAAATCCCCTTGCCAAACTGCAAGGCAAAATGATGAAACTGTTAGTTTCAAGAAAAGTGGATAAGACAGTGTAAACATACGTATAAAAACAGAGATGTATAAACATTAATACATATGTATACAGATATATACATAgacaaagaaaacaaaccatATAACCAGTAGCTGGAGCTTCAGGAGGAGCTATTCTTAGTCCTTGGCTAAGTATTCCCACAAAGTTTGTAAACCGAGAACCTGAGGAATAGATAATTACTATTAGTCATGATTCTGCATCCTAAACCCTGATACATTTATCAATAGATTTCTGTGTACCTTGAAAAATAACATTGAAAAGAACTATAGCCATTCTCATCTCACTGCAGAAAAACACTATATTCCATAAAGTTTGGCTAGTGCAACTTACCATGCCAAAGCAGCATTCTGTTTTTAAGATTTTTCCGGTAAGGAGCGTATTTATCGAATTCCCCTTCCCGTTCAAGTGAAAAAACTTCTTCAAGTTCAAGACTCCAATCCTGATAATCTCATCAGATGCCAGAAACAAGATTTACATAAATAAATGAATTGACATTAAAATTTTGAGTATATTCAAATTTTTCACCAGGACCATATGCTCTAGAGTATCAAAATGCAAACCCACCGTATGTGTAGGGGCATGAGTAGTAAGAAGATACTTTTCAATCAACCGATAATCTTCACTATCGTGAGGAAGTGGATTCATACAACACTGGAGCTTCTTATACTTCTCATCCAAAGAGTCATCACTATCAGCATCAAAACCGACTAATCTGGAAGCAATTTCAATGTCCTGGAGAGCTTCTAGCATTTTCAACTGCCATGAGAAAACGTAAGCCGTATTAACCTCTTATGCCTTGCATATAATTATGCAAACATTTGGAAATCAGTTGAAACCTAAGTGCTTATCGGGGGAGACATCAACCAACAGCAAAACCTCAATAAAGTACAGCAAAACTAATACTCATACAATTTAAGGAAAGGCATCAAGGCCACTGGCTTAAGAATATGAGAAAACATGAAAAGTGGTAAGCACACAGAGCTCATGTACCTTTGACTTAAAGTCATCCTCATCCCTAATAATATGCGGATGTATGGAAGGTATCACTGTGAAAAATCGATTGCTTGCATCTACAATCAAGCTATCTTTTATGGAAGAGGCACCATCACTCTTTAATAGATTCTGTATTTCCGTTAATGCCTCAAACCCTGAATAGAGAAAATAGAATACCGGAAGAAAGCTGTAAAGATTTATTATGCAAATTAAATCTGAAATACAGTTTAATATATTGATCTGTGCAGCAAATTAAAGGTTGTGTTTTCAGTGCTTACCCTTTTGGATATTGCTTTTACTCAGTTTTCCAAGTGGCATCTCTGACATATTTATCTCAAATTCCATCATGGCAGCTCTGCAAAACTTAAGGCTTAGTCTCAtagttacacacacacacacacacacacacagagatgtATATATAACATGTATATAAAAGATTGGAGGGGGAAGGAGGGAGGGGATAGCAAACAGTTTAAACAAAATTCAATTACCTGTATGTTTCAACGTTGAAGAGCATCTTCATCAACTCTGCTAACTGAGGAGGCAATTTGCTGGGTTCATTGTTCTGATTTTTCTTTGAAACCTCTTTGTTAACACCATAATCCTACAAATTCCaaattttattaaattaattAGATTCATTAAAATGGATTAATATTACatctttcagaaaaaaaaaagaagacgaAGAAGTGAAAGAACAAACAGTACAATATCCAATGGAAAGAATTTTCCAGGTTGCTTCCGAAAATCTTGCTTTTTCTCCCATGCTTCCCATGAATTGCCAGTCTTCTCAAGAAACAAACGTTTAAAATCAGATATGGCATCATATTTTGACATCTCTTCTAGTTTGGTTCCTCCAATTTTGTCATTGCCTACTCGTCCCCATTTACGGAACACATGGCAGTCTGAACTTTTATCATCTTGTATAATTTGGAGGATGTAATAACTTCACATagaaaagagaaggagaaaaacagagagagagaaagagttaaCATAGTACACTATAATTTAAAATGAAAGATAATATGCACCAACTAGGACTGGAAATGTCAAAGTAGAGACAATGATTTCTTTTTAATAAAAAGACCAgtaaaaggcaaaaaaaaataataaaaaaataataataataattaactGCCAGTGATGCATAACTAATACAGAAAAGTTTCACTTCCACAGTTTCCCTATTGTCATTCTAAAACTCTCTAAAgttaatgttttttttgttcttctttttcatttttataagTAGAATAATGCTTTCATCCTAACCGAAgtttaaaagaaaaatgcaaACTTAAGACACAACTTCAGTCCATGTCCTTATATCCCAAACCATAAATACCAGATTATATCTCAAACATTTTTACTTAAACTATGTTGGCCATGCATGAGTATCCAAGGCAAGAAAAGATACTTAGCAATGTAAATCCCGGAAATGAGCAGTGGCAACTGATGAGTAACAGGTTAATTCTACGGAAATTGGTAAACAAGAAAGATGTAATATTACAAACGCACCTATTAACACCGGTTGACAAATCAGACATGCTTAAAGTTGTATTATATATGCTTTTTCCATCCTCAAGTATGTGACCTGTATCTTGCAATCCAGAAGATTCATGAACGGCACTTCGCCCTTTCACTTTGACAGTGACCATGCTAGAGGCTTCACCAACAGCTTCAACTTTGTAAAGATCAAATGGaagcttcttctttcttttaaagCAATCAACCAGATAATCCTCCCTAACAATTGGTATTTTCATCCTCCTGCAGATGAAACACATCTTGgtcaaacaaaaaagaaacaatgTAGAAAATACTCAAGAGTCAAGAGAGTGATTTGATAACATCTTAACCTTGCTTTTTTCATCTCAGCATCTTTATCATCCAGTCCTCCACCCACAACCAAGCAATTAGTATCTGCACTTTGATTTGTAAGCAATTATAAGCAACACTATGCGTCTTTAAGCTAATACAGATCCACCCCTATTGCAAAGAAGGCAAGACGTTAAATCAAAATTCAGTTGGTGAAAATCACATGCCTTTTTTTAT is a genomic window containing:
- the LOC133740498 gene encoding LOB domain-containing protein 16, with the protein product MASGSTGSSGTTGTGSPCGACKFLRRKCASDCIFAPYFCSEQGPARFAAIHKVFGASNVSKLLLHVPVHDRCEAVVTIAYEAQARIRDPVYGCVAHIFALQQQVACLQAQLMQVKAQVAHQNLMNSRTMESQWQGNVNGVTNFPSYPSYMNPISPQSSLDSIDHSSNDFMNYMQETQSSSRSDEFSFQACSKKRACNSTDLGELQALALRMMRN
- the LOC133739591 gene encoding poly [ADP-ribose] polymerase 1 yields the protein MADPQNQKPWKVEYAKSSRSSCKTCRNPIEKENLRFGKMVQAKQFDGFMPMWNHASCIMKKAKQIKSTDDVEGLELLRWEDQKKIRDYVQSGGSGGPSDTTTTSKASATESGIEVSQTSRATCRLCSQKILKGEVRISTKPEGQGARGLAWHHAKCFMESSPSTQVEKLSGWETIPVSDQAAVSALVKDGKEVKEILPQSTSKAGTKRRKDGDGDQKSKVSKSEGDVSTSRDVSVSNATDMESKMEAQTKELWALKDDLKKHVTTVELRKMLEANAQDSTGSELDLRERCADGMMFGALSTCPLCSDHLHYSGAMYRCHGFLTAWSKCSYSTQETERRKGKWKIPEDTDNQFLQKWFKSQKVSKPTRILPPPSSNNPGGQAFNGQSQSGASLGDLKVSFRGLPKESMEKWNKDIEGVAGSVHAKIKKDTNCLVVGGGLDDKDAEMKKARRMKIPIVREDYLVDCFKRKKKLPFDLYKVEAVGEASSMVTVKVKGRSAVHESSGLQDTGHILEDGKSIYNTTLSMSDLSTGVNSYYILQIIQDDKSSDCHVFRKWGRVGNDKIGGTKLEEMSKYDAISDFKRLFLEKTGNSWEAWEKKQDFRKQPGKFFPLDIDYGVNKEVSKKNQNNEPSKLPPQLAELMKMLFNVETYRAAMMEFEINMSEMPLGKLSKSNIQKGFEALTEIQNLLKSDGASSIKDSLIVDASNRFFTVIPSIHPHIIRDEDDFKSKLKMLEALQDIEIASRLVGFDADSDDSLDEKYKKLQCCMNPLPHDSEDYRLIEKYLLTTHAPTHTDWSLELEEVFSLEREGEFDKYAPYRKNLKNRMLLWHGSRFTNFVGILSQGLRIAPPEAPATGYMFGKGIYFADLVSKSAQYCYTDKKNPVGLMLLSEVALGEIHELKKATYMDKPPKGKHSTKGLGKKKPEESDYVKWRDDVTVPCGKPVDSHVRASELMYNEYIVYDTAQVKMQFLLKVKFHHKR